In one Fusarium falciforme chromosome 5, complete sequence genomic region, the following are encoded:
- a CDS encoding WW domain-containing oxidoreductase, with translation MANRYAQVHERPNGPGDSRPTGTQIIQDEDLVGKLSGKVAFITGCSSGIGIETAKALHLAGMTLYLTARNLAKARTALGDLIDSDRVHLIELDLESLGSVRSCAAEFLSKSQTLNILICNAGVMTPPEGRTKDGFEIQFGTNHLAHFLLFNLLRPALLAGTTPSFASRVVILSSVAHRFAEVNFEDVNFDRGYDAMAAYGASKTANLWTANEIERQYGPQGVHAWSVQPGAVLTNLVQHMSDSEKRALDGDPYIASIFKNPDQGAATTVWGATAKALEGKGGSYLEDCQIAKEWDASSGLYTPGYGAHAYDVEKAGKLWAESLKWIGL, from the coding sequence atggccaaTCGTTACGCCCAAGTTCATGAACGCCCCAACGGCCCAGGGGACAGTCGCCCGACTGGAACCCAGATCATCCAAGACGAGGATTTGGTTGGGAAGCTATCCGGGAAAGTTGCCTTCATTACTGGCTGCTCTTCTGGGATTGGTATCGAAACCGCCAAAGCCCTCCACCTAGCAGGGATGACTTTGTATCTGACCGCTCGGAACCTCGCTAAGGCGAGGACTGCTCTGGGGGACCTAATCGACAGTGACCGGGTTCATCTCATTGAGCTCGATCTCGAGTCCCTTGGAAGCGTACGATCTTGCGCGGCCGAGTTCCTTTCTAAGAGCCAGACCCTCAACATTTTGATCTGTAATGCCGGCGTGATGACCCCGCCCGAGGGTCGAACTAAGGACGGATTTGAGATCCAGTTTGGAACCAACCACCTCGCCCATTTCCTCTTATTCAACCTTCTTCGACCTGCTCTACTGGCTGGGACCACCCCTTCATTCGCCTCCCGTGTCGTGATCCTTTCCTCTGTCGCTCACCGGTTCGCTGAGGTCAACTTCGAGGACGTCAACTTCGATCGCGGATATGACGCAATGGCGGCATACGGAGCCAGCAAAACTGCCAATCTTTGGACTGCCAACGAGATCGAGCGACAATATGGTCCGCAGGGTGTCCACGCATGGAGCGTTCAACCAGGTGCTGTCCTCACCAACCTGGTGCAGCACATGTCTGATTCGGAGAAGCGGGCGCTTGATGGAGACCCGTACATtgcctccatcttcaagaACCCCGACCAAGGAGCTGCCACTACCGTGTGGGGGGCTACGGCAAAAGCATTGGAGGGAAAGGGTGGTAGTTATCTCGAAGACTGCCAAATTGCGAAGGAATGGGATGCTTCGTCAGGTCTATATACGCCCGGTTATGGTGCTCATGCCTACGATGTGGAAAAGGCTGGCAAGCTATGGGCTGAGTCATTGAAGTGGATAGGGCTATAA
- a CDS encoding NAD(P)-binding protein, translating to MPGVAVAGGLGQLGQAIVDALLSNGNYNVLVLTRKVPTVTESEINASVIAVDYNNIDALASILETHQVQIVISAIDTLNGSAPELSLIQAAEKSATTKRYVSSFWAHDYPDEFKEYFFARPKYDALKVLDATSLEYTAFRIGWFIDYYVAPYVKSHIRPEGLFVDMENNAAAIPGSGTAPAVFTHSLDVARFVVAYLQLPKGEKSAYILGDRLTWNEFVQIAEDVKGVKFRVTYDSESSLEAGEITELPAHRRLYEHVPKERIQTILSIYGRDFAMGGFNFDPPLLVNDLFPSIKAKTVRELVEEAWGKKPAW from the exons ATGCCAGGGGTTGCAGTGGCTGGAGGCTTGGGGCAGCTGGGTCAGGCTATCGTTGACGCCCTGCTTAGTAATGGGAATTATAATGTCTTGGTTCTTACTCGAAAG GTGCCTACAGTCACGGAGAGCGAGATCAATGCTTCTGTTATAGCGGTCGATTACAACAACATCGATGCACTTGCTTCCATTCTTGAGACGCATCAAGTGCAGATCGTCATATCGGCGATTGACACTTTGAATGGAAGCGCACCTGAGCTGAGCCTGATTCAAGCGGCTGAGAAGTCGGCAACAACAAAACGTTACGTGTCTTCCTTCTGGGCGCATGACTATCCTGATGA GTTCAAAGAGTACTTCTTCGCTAGGCCCAAGTACGATGCATTAAAAGTTCTAGATGCCACATCACTGGAGTACACTGCCTTCCGGATCGGGTGGTTCATAGACTACTACGTTGCGCCCTATGTCAAATCCCACATACGACCAGAAGGCTTGTTCGTCGATATGGAAAACAACGCTGCTGCAATTCCCGGATCTGGCACCGCCCCAGCCGTCTTCACACACAGCCTCGACGTGGCCCGTTTTGTCGTTGCTTATCTCCAGCTTCCCAAGGGGGAGAAAAGCGCATACATCTTAGGCGATAGGCTTACGTGGAATGAATTCGTCCAAATTGCTGAGGACGTCAAAGGAGTCAAGTTCAGGGTTACCTATGACTCTGAGAGCTCACTAGAAGCCGGCGAGATTACCGAGCTCCCCGCTCATCGACGCCTATACGAACATGTGCCTAAAGAACGTATCCAAACGATCTTGAGTATTTACGGTCGTGACTTTGCCATGGGAGGCTTTAATTTCGACCCCCCGCTCTTGGTTAACGATCTGTTTCcatccatcaaggccaagactgtTCGAGAGTTAGTTGAGGAGGCGTGGGGCAAGAAACCAGCGTGGTAG
- a CDS encoding Putative Alcohol dehydrogenase: MTLSTNDTIRGVQFNGTLYEVIVTDIPAPVILNQTDAIVRITAAGICGSDLHYYRGVAGGGATPYTFGHEAIGIVSEIGDAVTGVSPGDYVVISDTIGDGHLHLDVETEGNTYFGAGEGVDGLQAEYARVPVADQNLIPVPLTRNTTSRSKEQDYLTVGDIFATAWSGVSWSGFEPGDTVAIFGAGPVGLLAAHSAKIRGASRIYIVDHVKARLELGKSIGAIPINFIESNPVEQILRHEPNGVKRSVDAVGFEALNAIFSTKRSNGGVGVVGVYGSAPGTIFPPGAPVISSNFTFPFDTFWAKGVSLRGGVVDPREVAPELVRLIASGQARPSFITSAEITIDEAPEYYRRFNRTQETKVFIHFD, encoded by the exons ATGACTTTGTCGACCAACGACACCATTCGTGGTGTCCAATTCAATGGCACCCTTTATGAGGTTATTGTGACCGACATTCCCGCTCCTGTCATCTTGAACCAGACAGATGCCATTGTCCGCATCACTGCTGCTGGCATATGTGGCTCCGACCTTCACTACTACCGTGGCGTCGCGGGCGGTGGTGCAACCCCGTATACTTTTGGTCATGAAGCCATCGGCATCGTGTCCGAGATTGGCGATGCTGTCACAGGCGTGTCGCCAGGCGACTATGTCGTTATCTCTGACACGATAGGTGATGGCCACCTCCACTTGGATGTCGAGACGGAAGGCAATACATACTTCGGCGCTGGTGAAGGCGTTGACGGTCTCCAAG CCGAGTATGCACGTGTGCCAGTCGCTGACCAAAACCTCATCCCCGTTCCCCTGACCAGGAACACCACCAGCCGCTCCAAGGAGCAGGACTACCTCACCGTGGGGGACATCTTTGCCACTGCCTGGTCAGGAGTCAGCTGGTCTGGTTTCGAGCCTGGTGACACTGTGGCTATCTTCGGTGCCGGTCCCGTCGGTCTGCTGGCCGCTCACTCTGCCAAGATCCGTGGTGCCTCACGTATCTACATTGTCGACCATGTCAAGGCGCGTCTGGAGCTGGGCAAATCCATTGGTGCCATCCCCATAAACTTTATCGAGTCCAATCCTGTTGAACAGATTCTCAGGCATGAGCCCAATGGTGTCAAGCGCTCTGTCGATGCTGTAGGGTTCGAGGCCCTAAACGCCATCTTCAGTACGAAGAGG TCTAATggcggtgttggtgttgtgggcGTCTACGGCTCTGCGCCAGGTACCATCTTTCCTCCTGGGGCTCCCGTGATCTCATCCAACTTCACCTTCCCTTTTGATACCTTCTGGGCAAAGGGTGTCTCTCTCCGAGGTGGTGTTGTTGACCCTCGAGAGGTAGCTCCTGAGCTCGTTCGTCTCATTGCTAGTGGCCAGGCTCGGCCCAGCTTCATCACCTCTGCTGAGATCACCATCGACGAAGCACCCGAGTATTACCGACGCTTCAACCGCACCCAAGAGACCAAAGTTTTCATTCATTTTGACTAA